The sequence CCCTCCAGGGCTTCCGCCACCCCATATCCATCGCCCGCCGGGTCATGAAGGAACTGCCTCACCTGCTCCTGGTTGGCGAGGGCGCCGCCCGGTTCGCTGAGGAGATCGGCGCCGAGAGGGGGAACCAGGATGCCGCCGAGGCCCAGCTCCGCTACGAGGAACGCATGCGGCAAGCCGGCCTGGACCCGCGCTGCCTAGGCCAGCCAGGAGAGCAGCCGCTGTACCAGGCCCTCTGGCGGACCATCCACTCCCGGCCTGGCGGCACGGCCAACGTGATCGCCCGCGACGATCAGGGGCGCCTCTGCGTAGGAGTCACCACCAGCGGCTGGGCCCTCAAGTACCCTGGACGGATCGGAGACTCGCCCATCATCGGCGCCGGAGCCTACGCCGATGATCGCTACGGCGCCGCTGCCTGCACCGGCTTGGGTGAGGTCGCCCTGCGATTGTGCACCGCCCACTCCGTCGTAATCCGGCTCTCCGCAGGAATGGAACTAGAGGCCGCGACGCGCTCCGCCCTGGCGGACGCCCTCGCCCTCGATGTGGGCATCCCCTTCGTTCTCAACATCCTGGCCCTGGACCGCGCTGGCAACCACACCTTCTGGTCCACCAGGGGGGACAAGGCGTCCTACCTCTGCTTGGGCCCCGAAGACGAGGAGCCCCGTCGGCTGCCCGCTCGCGCTCTCCCGGCGCCATGACTCCCAATGCCGGCGCCGGCAGGCAGCGGCCGGTCGCCCTTGCCCAATGGGCAGCAGGCGCGCTCGTCCTCGCTGCCCTGCTTACGCTCTACCTCTTCACCCTGGACGATGGGCTGCGGATGGAGGAGCTCCAGGGCGGAGACCTCATCACCCACCAATACGCTCAGGTCGAGGGGCGGTTCTCCAACGCCCCCGGCTACCCCCTCTACACACTGGGGGGATGGCTCTGGTTCCGGATGGGGCGGCTACTGCTCTCCTGGGCCTTGTCCCCCATACAGATCCTGTCGCTGTACTCGACGCTCTGGGCCCTGGCCGCCCTGGCCACCATGTACGTGCTGGCTCTCGAACTCTCCCCCGGTCGCTGGCCTCTGGCCGCTGCGGTAACCCTGTTCTACGGCGTCACCTACTTCTTCTGGTACTACTCCGTCTCCACCGAGCAGTACACCTCGGCCGTGTTTCAGACGCTTCTCCTGGCGCTGCTCGCCCTCCGCTGGGAGCGTACCCAGCGAGACCGCCTTCTGCGCTGGATCGCTTTCGTAGTGGGGACCTGCGCCGCCAACCTGGTCACCACGCTGCTGCTCGTGCCGCCCCTGGCCTGGTTCATCCTCTCCCGCCGGCCTGACCTTCTCCGCCGCCGGCGCCTCATAGCCAGTCTGGCCGCGCTGGCCGCGCTGCCCATCCTCTCCTACGCCTTCGTCTACCTGCGGGGAGCTCAGCACCCGGAATGGCGGGGCGAGGGCGACTGGCCGCACGCCCTGGCCTGGTTCCTGGACTTCATCAGCACCTCTCAGGGGCGCGAGGAGATGACCCTGAGCCTCCTGCCCCTGGGCCTGAGCTACCTCTGCCTGGTGCCTGCCGAACTCACCTGGCCGGTGCTGGTGGCCGGGCTGGCCGGCCTGGGCCTGCTGGGACGTCGCCGCGCGGTGCTGCTTTTGGGCACAGTCCTCCTCTACCTGCTCTTCTCCTATGTCGACCGATTCGGCAATTGGTACCAGGTGGTCATGCCCGCCTACCCTCTGGTGATACTGGGCCTAGTCGGTCTCTCCAGATGCCCCCGAGCCCGAGCTGACGGGCCGTGGTCGAGACTAGTACTTGCGGGAATAGTCATCCTGCTTCTGCTGGGCACAGGCGACCGGCTGGCCACGAACCTGCCGCGGGCGAATCTGAGCCAGCGCCTGGACGATGATGCCCTCTGTCCTGGACGTGCCATCCTCGCCGACCTGCAGCTACTTGACCCGGACGGCATCGCGTCGGTCCTGGTGACCTACGAGGAATCGCTCTCGCTCCAGTACCTGCAGAGCGTGCTGGGCGAGGGCGACCGTGTCCGCGTGCTAACCGACCCGGCCGCAGTCGAGTCGGCGACGCACGTGAGCCGCCATGCGGCCCCGTTGGCCCTGCCGAGTCCAGGATGGAGGCAGCCCCACGCGGCAGGAGAGGTGCTGCTGGCCCCAGAAGCCCCTGAGGCCCTCCGCCTCGCCGCCGTAACCAGCGCCCGCGCCGCGTCCCTGGGCCCCCTGAGCCCCTCCCAACTAGCGCTCGATCTCCGGGACCGATCGCCCGCTTGCGGCGGTCCGGCGCTGTTGGTCCTCATCCGCTGGCACCTGCTTGAGCCGCTCGATGCCGACCTATCCATCTCGGTCCGGGCTCTGTCCCAGGGAGCGCTCATACGGGCTGACCAAGGTCCGGCTCAGGACGACCACCCCCCCGTCTGGGGGCTGTCGCCCACCTCCACCTGGTCCCCGGGGGACGAACGCCTGGATGCCTATCTGCTCCCTCTCTCCGAGGAACGGGCTGCCGATTCACTGGAGTTGGTGGCCTACGTCCTGACCGACGACGGTCCCGAGACGCTGTGGGAGGCCGAGCTACCACTCCCGGAGTAGCGGTCCCGCCCCGGAGCGCAGCTCGTACTCGCGATCGCACCGGTGTACCTCAATCTGGGGGCAAGGTATAGGCCCGCACCCAAAGCGGTGCCGCGCCCGGTCCCCACTCGAGGAGTCCGCGTCCCCAGACACGGAGCCATTCCGGCCGGGCGGTGTGCCTGAGCTGCAGGCCGAGGGCCGCAGGGGGTCTCTGGCCGCTATCCGTGTCTCGCACTCGGCCCCACTCTGAGACGCACCCAACCGCACCTGGCGCTGGACAGCCGCCCTCGGCTGGTGCTACTATGGCTCCAATACAGGCGGAGGTGGCATGCGCAAGATCGCCGTAAGCGGCAAGGGTGGGGTGGGGAAGAGCACTCTGGCGGCCTCTCTGGCTTACGTCTATTCCGAGCGCGGAGTCCGCGTCTACGCCATTGACGCCGACCCCGATGGCAACCTGG comes from Anaerolineae bacterium and encodes:
- a CDS encoding asparaginase codes for the protein MLILGTANTACGISEGMAVLRRGGTVEEAVEAALRPVEDNRDDDSVGLGGLPNLLGQVELDAAIMEGTHLRAGAVGALQGFRHPISIARRVMKELPHLLLVGEGAARFAEEIGAERGNQDAAEAQLRYEERMRQAGLDPRCLGQPGEQPLYQALWRTIHSRPGGTANVIARDDQGRLCVGVTTSGWALKYPGRIGDSPIIGAGAYADDRYGAAACTGLGEVALRLCTAHSVVIRLSAGMELEAATRSALADALALDVGIPFVLNILALDRAGNHTFWSTRGDKASYLCLGPEDEEPRRLPARALPAP
- a CDS encoding DUF2723 domain-containing protein, with amino-acid sequence MTPNAGAGRQRPVALAQWAAGALVLAALLTLYLFTLDDGLRMEELQGGDLITHQYAQVEGRFSNAPGYPLYTLGGWLWFRMGRLLLSWALSPIQILSLYSTLWALAALATMYVLALELSPGRWPLAAAVTLFYGVTYFFWYYSVSTEQYTSAVFQTLLLALLALRWERTQRDRLLRWIAFVVGTCAANLVTTLLLVPPLAWFILSRRPDLLRRRRLIASLAALAALPILSYAFVYLRGAQHPEWRGEGDWPHALAWFLDFISTSQGREEMTLSLLPLGLSYLCLVPAELTWPVLVAGLAGLGLLGRRRAVLLLGTVLLYLLFSYVDRFGNWYQVVMPAYPLVILGLVGLSRCPRARADGPWSRLVLAGIVILLLLGTGDRLATNLPRANLSQRLDDDALCPGRAILADLQLLDPDGIASVLVTYEESLSLQYLQSVLGEGDRVRVLTDPAAVESATHVSRHAAPLALPSPGWRQPHAAGEVLLAPEAPEALRLAAVTSARAASLGPLSPSQLALDLRDRSPACGGPALLVLIRWHLLEPLDADLSISVRALSQGALIRADQGPAQDDHPPVWGLSPTSTWSPGDERLDAYLLPLSEERAADSLELVAYVLTDDGPETLWEAELPLPE